In a single window of the Drosophila subpulchrella strain 33 F10 #4 breed RU33 chromosome X, RU_Dsub_v1.1 Primary Assembly, whole genome shotgun sequence genome:
- the LOC119556286 gene encoding transport and Golgi organization protein 2 isoform X1 yields MCVIFFCADSNPQVGGYKLILASNRDEFFARATQSAAKWANAEHVYGGIDLEPGREGGTWLAIGHSAGFFKVGALLNLTGEPKPRDAVAHKNILQPHNHNSNSTGINLCPKPTTSNNNSHPNPNLNPSKGHSNNEHFLLGRGMIVADFVTQADEEHSIQNYNQTLLKDCTKYSAFNFVSIEIGSSSLPARVELLSNVPPTLEEFRNGECYGFGNSLPHTPFEKVRHGQQEFEAIVKEHGGSSVQTLSAHLMQLLRNKHKFWPDAELKRRAPNWGEGLSALNVHIEDHAYGSRTHTVILVDSHNKMHFIEETMASVDPQGEWSRTHIEKDFQQSV; encoded by the exons ATGTGCGTGATATTCTTCTGTGCGGACTCGAATCCGCAGGTGGGTGGCTACAAGCTGATCCTGGCCTCCAATCGGGATGAGTTCTTTGCCCGGGCCACACAATCGGCGGCAAAGTGGGCGAATGCCGAGCATGTTTACGGTG GAATAGACCTGGAACCGGGACGCGAGGGTGGCACCTGGCTGGCCATCGGCCATTCCGCGGGCTTCTTCAAGGTGGGCGCCCTGCTCAACCTGACCGGCGAGCCCAAGCCCCGCGATGCAGTCG CGCACAAGAACATTTTGCAACCGCATAatcacaacagcaacagcaccGGCATTAACCTTTGCCCCAAGCCCACCACCTCCAACAACAACAGtcatccgaatccgaatctgaaTCCGAGTAAGGGGCATTCGAATAACGAACATTTCTTACTAGGGCGCGGCATGATCGTGGCCGACTTCGTCACCCAGGCGGACGAGGAGCACAGCATCCAGAATTACAACCAGACACTGCTCAAGGACTGCACCAAGTACAGTGCCTTCAACTTTGTGTCCATCGAGATTGG ATCTTCATCCCTGCCCGCCCGCGTGGAGCTGCTGAGCAATGTGCCGCCCACGCTGGAGGAGTTCCGGAACGGAGAGTGCTACGGATTCGGTAACAGCCTGCCACACACACCCTTCGAGAAGGTGCGTCACGGCCAGCAGGAGTTCGAGGCGATTGTGAAGGAGCACGGTGGATCCAGTGTGCAGACCCTTTCCGCCCACCTGATGCAGCTGCTCCGGAACAAGCACAAATTCTGGCCGGACGCCGAACTGAAGAGGCGTGCGCCCAACTGGGGCGAGGGACTGAGTGCCCTGAATGTTCACATCGAAGATCATGCCTACGGCAGTCGGACGCACACCGTCATCCTGGTGGATAGCCACAATAAAATGCACTTCATTGAGGAGACAATGGCTAGTGTGGATCCCCAGGGCGAGTGGAGCCGGACACACATTGAAAAGGATTTTCAACAGAGCGTTTGA
- the LOC119556286 gene encoding transport and Golgi organization protein 2 isoform X2, giving the protein MCVIFFCADSNPQVGGYKLILASNRDEFFARATQSAAKWANAEHVYGGIDLEPGREGGTWLAIGHSAGFFKVGALLNLTGEPKPRDAVGRGMIVADFVTQADEEHSIQNYNQTLLKDCTKYSAFNFVSIEIGSSSLPARVELLSNVPPTLEEFRNGECYGFGNSLPHTPFEKVRHGQQEFEAIVKEHGGSSVQTLSAHLMQLLRNKHKFWPDAELKRRAPNWGEGLSALNVHIEDHAYGSRTHTVILVDSHNKMHFIEETMASVDPQGEWSRTHIEKDFQQSV; this is encoded by the exons ATGTGCGTGATATTCTTCTGTGCGGACTCGAATCCGCAGGTGGGTGGCTACAAGCTGATCCTGGCCTCCAATCGGGATGAGTTCTTTGCCCGGGCCACACAATCGGCGGCAAAGTGGGCGAATGCCGAGCATGTTTACGGTG GAATAGACCTGGAACCGGGACGCGAGGGTGGCACCTGGCTGGCCATCGGCCATTCCGCGGGCTTCTTCAAGGTGGGCGCCCTGCTCAACCTGACCGGCGAGCCCAAGCCCCGCGATGCAGTCG GGCGCGGCATGATCGTGGCCGACTTCGTCACCCAGGCGGACGAGGAGCACAGCATCCAGAATTACAACCAGACACTGCTCAAGGACTGCACCAAGTACAGTGCCTTCAACTTTGTGTCCATCGAGATTGG ATCTTCATCCCTGCCCGCCCGCGTGGAGCTGCTGAGCAATGTGCCGCCCACGCTGGAGGAGTTCCGGAACGGAGAGTGCTACGGATTCGGTAACAGCCTGCCACACACACCCTTCGAGAAGGTGCGTCACGGCCAGCAGGAGTTCGAGGCGATTGTGAAGGAGCACGGTGGATCCAGTGTGCAGACCCTTTCCGCCCACCTGATGCAGCTGCTCCGGAACAAGCACAAATTCTGGCCGGACGCCGAACTGAAGAGGCGTGCGCCCAACTGGGGCGAGGGACTGAGTGCCCTGAATGTTCACATCGAAGATCATGCCTACGGCAGTCGGACGCACACCGTCATCCTGGTGGATAGCCACAATAAAATGCACTTCATTGAGGAGACAATGGCTAGTGTGGATCCCCAGGGCGAGTGGAGCCGGACACACATTGAAAAGGATTTTCAACAGAGCGTTTGA
- the LOC119556285 gene encoding RRP12-like protein: MGKFRSKLKRHGKGKTWSKGQSATSNPEQMKHRMKAKSRFFQPNLSLAAATPTGLTLEAVHKHEQRQAYNAETTTVNDVAGSLKSFKLDDEDDGMSESGTAPTGTFKTFQTFASNYSTCSNTSFRKLLTGFRASSDLHKEMLAILSALTEIIRENGGGESSTEYFLLLMEQIEAATEERDIVAGVALLSMGIKSVPAPVLRKRFAQTATTMQTLLQRFVEGTNQSVIRYVIGCLSVLLRAQDYATWTYSSTFQYFDALLAFSIHSKPKIRKAAQHAVVSIIHGSSFMLPAVKSDEDQEDAAEKKVKNHPASSRVTKFCLAQFKPEVLANAQTTVLHTLALLKDTLSGFRTEDIRNVCEHLLSIMTAANVLVRTNCFQALHALFLTRSPNLNASLCAKLLAAIHEYRPDRSDVRQTLAWVTVLKEGHQHLATLQLDLCMQALPRLIDVCTTDLWLSDRTELVVGVSNCIKELMQDCVARACATEEDAQRNRPSVAKIIASLHKVLNAPFGEISKYVILIFSIVFEACGKQFGSELTPSLLTISKRYDAQSGHRLQIEHTLISAIKALGPELILTAIPLSDGKGGMQLERSWLLPLLREGANGASLQFFKEKIVPLAMDCQQKWKEFTEAKNKSSSHIYELLCCQLWGLFPGFCRQPRDPEYLRQLAPTLGAALEKNPEFRAPIYDGLMELLDDSQSAECHQAIGLYAKNFLPRLFNIYTQKPNGTYEADQRKRVLDVIRLYISRAPADVQLQLFENAQGQLAASAVASFEYDALFDINAAIVRVQKCKGIEAYFEKYMAPILRNDKSKLVAKDEQKLKKQQRKTYELLRELVTSEKASCQKFTRKNSIALQQILLEAFTTSCSVCQASRLYCLKSLMECRSNLAYNDQLVMKAIPEAVLNYKEFSTRKEQVAEQLIKSITQLYQDAGKINDFVDILTAGFTGDESLVTNTILAFRAVLQQQGQHLTVATLEFVLQQVSVFLVQKSRNQSEAAVAFLITFIKVMPIPLVANHLETIMRSLSAMTKDTKRYCRIQIGYFLKKLCKRFSTEELARFVPGDDEVTHRRLKKIRKQMRRDTRKKQSEEAQADSSDEELVGGLEQKSYTIDDILADSDSDLPEDMDAEEEGGAATSASKRNKKSKQQKSTYIREDPDEIVDLADLKSIGNVLTSGSGQTAATAKSLKAKPQLPNGGFKTADDGRLIISDKALRGQGGNDESGSDSDSDASMADGTAVKEPKAKRGMEDDSSDEEELQQQQSTAAKRTRKGGDAMSMKSGKTTASSRYTAGGKGIHRQLAAGNSDAMSVKSGKSTGRPAGNEYSSKKAKGDMKKRGQLDPYAYIPLTRNNLNKRKRSMNSRKFKSVLRGAGAETGGGGGGRVSKKYK, translated from the exons ATGGGCAAATTCCGGTCGAAGCTGAAGCGCCATGGCAAGGGGAAGACATGGAGCAAGGGTCAGTCGGCCACCTCCAATCCCGAGCAGATGAAGCACCGCATGAAGGCCAAGTCGCGTTTCTTTCAGCCCAATTTGAGTCTGG ctgctgccacgcccactggcCTCACCCTGGAGGCGGTGCACAAGCATGAGCAGCGACAGGCCTACAATGCGGAAACCACAACGGTCAACGATGTGGCCGGCAGTCTGAAGAGTTTCAAGCTGGACGACGAGGATGATGGCATGTCCGAATCGGGCACTGCTCCCACCGGCACCTTTAAGACCTTCCAGACCTTCGCCTCTAACTACAGCACCTGCAGCAACACCAGCTTCCGCAAATTGCTCACCGGCTTCCGGGCCTCGTCCGATCTTCACAAGGAGATGCTGGCCATCCTGAGTGCCCTCACCGAAATCATCCGGGAGAACGGCGGCGGCGAGTCGTCCACAGAGTACTTCCTGCTGCTCATGGAGCAGATCGAGGCGGCCACCGAGGAGCGGGACATCGTGGCCGGCGTGGCCCTGCTCTCCATGGGCATCAAGTCGGTGCCGGCTCCGGTTCTGCGGAAGCGTTTCGCCCAGACAGCCACCACCATGCAGACACTGCTCCAGAGATTCGTGGAGGGCACCAACCAGTCGGTCATCCGATAT GTAATCGGCTGCTTGTCTGTGCTCCTGCGTGCCCAGGATTATGCGACATGGACGTACAGCTCCACGTTCCAGTACTTCGATGCCCTTCTGGCGTTCAGTATTCACTCCAAGCCGAAGATCCGCAAGGCTGCCCAGCATGCAGTGGTGTCCATCATACATGGCAGCAGCTTCATGCTGCCGGCGGTCAAGTCCGATGAGGATCAGGAGGACGCAGCGGAGAAGAAGGTGAAGAACCATCCGGCCAGCAGTCGGGTGACCAAGTTCTGTTTGGCCCAGTTCAAACCGGAGGTACTGGCCAATGCCCAGACGACTGTGCTCCATACGCTGGCGCTCCTGAAGGACACACTATCTGGCTTCCGGACGGAGGACATACGCAATGTTTGCGAGCACTTGCTCTCCATTATGACGGCGGCCAATGTGCTGGTCAGGACGAACTGCTTCCAGGCGCTGCATGCCCTTTTCCTCACGAGGAGCCCCAATTTGAATGCCTCGCTGTGCGCGAAACTACTGGCCGCTATCCACGAATATCGACCGGATCGCAGCGATGTCCGGCAGACGCTCGCCTGGGTGACGGTCCTCAAGGAGGGCCATCAACACTTGGCCACCCTGCAGCTGGATCTTTGCATGCAGGCCCTGCCCCGCCTGATCGACGTGTGCACCACGGATCTGTGGCTCTCGGACCGAACGGAGCTGGTTGTGGGTGTCTCGAATTGCATCAAGGAGCTGATGCAGGACTGTGTGGCTCGGGCATGTGCCACGGAGGAAGATGCCCAGCGAAACCGGCCGAGTGTGGCCAAGATAATCGCCTCACTTCACAAGGTGCTGAATGCTCCCTTTGGGGAGATCTCCAAATACGTGATCCTCATCTTTTCCATTGTCTTTGAGGCCTGTGGCAAGCAATTTGG TTCGGAACTCACTCCCTCCCTGCTGACAATCTCCAAGCGGTACGACGCCCAGAGTGGACATCGTCTTCAGATCGAGCACACGCTGATCAGTGCCATCAAGGCTCTGGGACCCGAACTGATCCTCACAGCGATACCCCTGTCCGATGGCAAGGGCGGCATGCAGCTGGAGCGTTCCTGGCTGCTGCCCCTTCTCCGCGAGGGAGCCAATGGGGCCAGCCTGCAATTTTTCAAGGAGAAGATCGTGCCACTGGCCATGGACTGCCAGCAGAAGTGGAAGGAGTTCACCGAGGCCAAGAACAAGTCTTCGTCTCACATCTATGAGCTGTTGTGCTGCCAGCTGTGGGGCTTGTTCCCTGGCTTCTGTCGCCAGCCAAGGGATCCGGAATACTTGCGGCAGCTGGCCCCCACCTTGGGTGCCGCTCTGGAAAAGAATCCAGAGTTCAGGGCTCCCATTTACGATGGTCTGATGGAGCTGCTCGACGACAGTCAGAGCGCGGAATGCCATCAGGCAATTGGCCTGTATGCCAAGAACTTTTTGCCTCGCCTGTTTAACATTTACACACAGAAACCGAATGGCACCTACGAGGCCGATCAGCGGAAGCGTGTCCTGGATGTCATCCGTTTGTATATCTCACGGGCGCCCGCTGACGTTCAACTGCAGCTCTTCGAAAACGCTCAAGGGCAATTGGCAGCCAGTGCCGTGGCCAGTTTTGAATACGACGCTCTGTTTGATATAAATGCTGCCATTGTGCGTGTGCAAAAATGCAAGGGAATCGAAGCTTACTTCGAGAAGTACATGGCTCCCATTCTGAGGAACGATAAGTCCAAATTGGTGGCCAAGGATGAGCAGAAACTAAAGAAGCAACAGAGGAAGACCTACGA ACTCCTTCGGGAACTGGTGACCTCGGAGAAGGCGTCGTGCCAGAAGTTCACCCGCAAGAACAGCATTGCCCTGCAGCAAATCCTTCTGGAAGCCTTCACCACCAGCTGCAGCGTTTGCCAGGCATCGCGATTGTA CTGCCTGAAATCCCTAATGGAGTGCCGCAGCAATCTGGCGTATAACGACCAACTGGTGATGAAGGCCATTCCCGAGGCTGTGCTGAACTACAAGGAGTTCTCCACGCGCAAGGAACAGGTGGCCGAGCAGCTAATCAAGTCGATTACGCAACTCTACCAAGATGCGGGCAAGATCAACGACTTTGTTGACATCCTGACGGCCGGATTCACCGGCGACGAATCGCTGGTGACGAATACGATTCTGGCCTTCAGAGCTGTGCTCCAGCAGCAGGGTCAACACTTGACGGTGGCCACGCTAGAGTTTGTCCTGCAGCAGGTCTCCGTTTTCCTCGTCCAGAAGTCCCGCAATCAATCGGAGGCAGCCGTAGCCTTTCTGATTACGTTTATCAAAGTGATGCCCATACCACTGGTGGCCAACCACCTGGAGACGATT ATGCGCTCCTTGTCTGCCATGACCAAGGACACGAAGCGCTACTGCCGCATCCAGATCGGTTACTTCCTAAAGAAGCTGTGCAAGCGCTTCAGCACCGAAGAGCTGGCCCGCTTCGTGCCCGGCGATGATGAAGTGACCCACCGGCGGCTCAAGAAGATCCGCAAGCAGATGCGCAGGGATACGCGCAAGAAGCAGAGCGAGGAGGCCCAGGCGGATAGCTCCGATGAGGAGCTCGTCGGCGGTCTGGAGCAGAAGAGCTATAC CATTGATGATATTCTGGCTGATTCCGACTCGGATCTGCCCGAGGATATGGACGCCGAGGAGGAGGGCGGAGCAGCAACCAGTGCTAGCAAGCGTAACAAAAAATCCAAGCAGCAGAAGAGCACGTACATTCGCGAGGATCCCGATGAGATTGTCGATTTGGCCGATCTCAAGTCCATTGGCAATGTGCTGA CTAGTGGTTCTGGTCAAACGGCAGCCACGGCCAAGAGCCTGAAGGCGAAACCCCAGCTGCCGAATGGAGGCTTCAAGACTGCCGACGATGGACGCCTGATCATCAGCGACAAGGCTTTGCGCGGCCAGGGAGGAAACGATGAGTCCGGTTCGGACTCGGATTCGGATGCATCGATGGCCGATGGCACTGCCGTTAAGGAGCCAAAGGCCAAGCGCGGCATGGAGGACGATTCCAGCGACGAGGAggaactgcagcagcagcagtcgaCGGCTGCCAAGCGGACACGCAAGGGCGGCGATGCGATGAGCATGAAATCCGGCAAGACAACGGCCAGCAGTCGCTATACCGCCGGTGGCAAGGGCATCCATCGTCAGCTGGCCGCTGGTAACTCGGATGCCATGTCCGTGAAGTCAGGCAAATCCACCGGGCGGCCAGCGGGCAATGAGTACAGCAGCAAAAAGGCCAAGGGCGATATGAAGAAGCGCGGACAACTGGATCCATATGCGTATATACCACTCACAAGGAACAACCTGAACAAGAG AAAACGTTCAATGAACTCGCGGAAATTCAAGAGTGTGCTGCGAGGAGCTGGCGCTGAAACCGGAGGAGGCGGCGGTGGCCGGGTGTCCAAGAAATACAAATAG